One Hypanus sabinus isolate sHypSab1 chromosome 4, sHypSab1.hap1, whole genome shotgun sequence genomic region harbors:
- the LOC132392112 gene encoding gamma-crystallin S-1-like: protein MHSNFQIIFYEDRNFQGRHYECSSDCADLSPYFSRCNSIRVESDWWVLYERPNYMGYQYVLSRGEYPDLQRWMGFNVTIRSCPICKFILGDTYRTWTYKKPDFGGQMMEFMVDCPSVYDRFRYHDIHSCQVMDGYWIFYEQPSYSGRQYFLIPGEYRRYSD from the exons atgcacagtaattttcag ATCATCTTCTACGAGGACAGGAACTTCCAGGGTCGGCACTATGAGTGCAGCTCTGACTGTGCCGACCTCTCCCCTTACTTCAGCCGCTGTAACTCCATCCGTGTTGAGAGTGACTGGTGGGTGTTGTACGAGAGACCCAACTACATGGGATACCAGTATGTCCTGAGCaggggagagtatcctgacttACAGCGCTGGATGGGATTCAATGTCACAATCAGGTCCTGTCCTATATGTAAGTTCATTCT GGGAGATACCTACAGGACGTGGACTTACAAGAAACCTGACTTTGGAGGGCAGATGATGGAATTCATGGTCGACTGTCCCTCTGTCTATGATCGTTTCCGTTACCATGACATCCACTCCTGTCAGGTGATGGATGGTTACTGGATCTTCTATGAGCAGCCCAGCTACAGTGGCCGACAGTACTTCCTGATACCCGGGGaatacaggagatacagtgactgA